A portion of the Anthonomus grandis grandis chromosome 7, icAntGran1.3, whole genome shotgun sequence genome contains these proteins:
- the LOC126738364 gene encoding uncharacterized protein LOC126738364, whose translation MNNRAGSGLCGGIPHTSRAYSLGEHATVFQAEVCAVLKCGQKILSCGHHNTVVSICSESRAAIKVITAAKVGCRVQLVWISGHAGHAGNEEADSLARLGSAKGLLDKWTHRRWTESPGMRQAKAHKGGPSACLTKNLLRLKRREIRLVTGLLTYHWHLRSHLHTIGIADNPECRWCCKEDETVDHVVGECPALTRARFKYLANTFNVPSDFKPFIPESLIGFSKAVGLW comes from the exons atgaataacagagctggatcagggctttgtggtgggatcccacataccagtagggcatactcgctgggggagcacgccactgtcttccaggccgaagtatgcgctgtattaaaatgcggacagaaaatcctaagctgcggacaccacaatacagtcgtatcaatatgctcggagaGCAGAGCTGCAATTAAAgttatcacggccgcaaag gttggctgcagggtccagctcgtctggatatctggccacgcaggccatgcaggtaatgaggaagcggactctcttgccagactgggatccgcgaagggtctgctggacaagtggacccaccgaagatggactgagtcccctggtatgagacaggccaaagcgcacaaaggtgggccctctgcctgtctcaccaaaaatctactacgcctaaaaagacgcgaaattcggctagtgacaggtcttttaacttatcactggcacttaagaagccatctccatactatcggtattgcggacaacccggaatgccgatggtgctgtaaggaggatgaaaccgttgaccatgtagtcggggagtgcccagcactcacgcgcgccaggttcaaatacttggcaAACACTTTCaatgtaccgagcgactttaagccCTTCataccagagagccttatcggtttctctaaggccgttgggctctggtaa